GCGTATCTCCCGGCCCCGTGTTCGCGCCAGCTCAAGAGTTGCGCGCCGCGTAATCCCATGCACGCATGCGGTGGCCCGCGGCGTCATCACGGCGCCTTCTCGGACCATGAAAATGTTGGACGAATCGGTCTCCGCGACAAATCCCGCACGGTTAAGCATGACGGCGCCATCTACCCCGGCCCGGTTGGCCTCGAGTTTCGCCAGGATGCTGTTGAGCTGGTTCGCGCTGTGCACGCTCGGATCAAGGACGTCAGGCTCCGGCCGCCGGATGCCCACGGTACGGAGCCGGATCGGGTGAGGAACCTCAGGAACAGGCTTGACTTCCGGAATGATCACAATCGTGGCGATGCCGTCGACGTTCTGCGGGTTCATCCCCGACGTGCGCCGCTCGCCGCGGCTGACCATCAGACGAGTGTGCGCGCCGTCATGAAACTTGTTGGCCCGCAGTGTCGCGTAGATGGCGTCGGAGAGTGCCGCGCGGTCGAGGGGAATCGCGATTTCCACGGCCTTCGCCGACCGGTAGAGCCGGTCGAGGTGCTCAGCGAGCTTGAAGACGGTGCCGTTGTAGAGTCGCAGTCCTTCCCAGACGGCGTCGCCCGACTGAAACGACGCGTCGAAGACCGAAACACGCGCTTCATCACGGGGCACAATCGCTCCGTCCACGTAGATCAGCAAGTTGCCATCGTTCGTGGCCATTGTTTGTGCACCACCTTGCAAATCGTATATCGGATATGATATTATCTCAGCGAATTCGTTGTCAAGCAATGGCGAAGTCGCATATCAATCCGCCGATAGAGGGTGTCGTACACGATGAGCGCCCGATCCTCAGCGCTCGCTGGCTACCGAACGAAAACGCAGCTTGTCTACGAAGAGCTGCGCCAGGCGATTCGCGCCGGCCAATATCCTCCCGGAAGCCGCGTGGTGGCGGATCAGATCGCCGAAGCTCACGGAACGAGCAAGGTCCCCGTACGGGAAGCCATCGTTCGACTTGCCGGCGAAGGATGGCTGGAGATCCAGCCGCATGTTGGCGCCGTCGTCGCCACGCTGTCGCCGGAGGAGGTCCTCGAGACATCCATCGTCCGCGCGGCCCTGGAGTCCCGGGCCGTCAGGTTTGCGACGGACCAACTGACCCAAGACGATCTGGCGAGCCTGCGCGCCCTGCTTCTCCGCATGGACGGCGCCGTCGCCCGGAAGTCGGCCGACTATCCGAAACTCAACTTCCAGTTTCACTCAGCGATCTTCTCGCGATGCCCGTACCCGCTTCTTCGACGGCTCACCACGTCGATGGCGGAGCGCAGCCTAAAGTTACGGACGGTTCGCTTTTTGCCAGCGTACCTTTTGGAAACTCAGCGGGAACACTGGACGCTACTCGACGCCTTGGAGCGCCGCGACGACGATGCCGCGGAACGCATCACGCGAGATCATGTCGAGCGGGCGGGGCGTTTGCTGTGGCGGTTCGCGAGCGAACAGGCGAAGGCCGCACCGAGCGCGCAACGGCGCAGTCCCCGGCGCGCCCGCCGGGGGACATGAGGGCTGAGCGTCTCGGCGCCGGCCCCATCATCACGCCGAAAATCAACGGCACAATCGGCCCCAACATCAACGGGCCGTCCCTTATCCGCGTGCCCGAGTGGATCG
The bacterium DNA segment above includes these coding regions:
- a CDS encoding aminotransferase class IV, with the translated sequence MLDNEFAEIISYPIYDLQGGAQTMATNDGNLLIYVDGAIVPRDEARVSVFDASFQSGDAVWEGLRLYNGTVFKLAEHLDRLYRSAKAVEIAIPLDRAALSDAIYATLRANKFHDGAHTRLMVSRGERRTSGMNPQNVDGIATIVIIPEVKPVPEVPHPIRLRTVGIRRPEPDVLDPSVHSANQLNSILAKLEANRAGVDGAVMLNRAGFVAETDSSNIFMVREGAVMTPRATACVHGITRRATLELARTRGREIR
- a CDS encoding GntR family transcriptional regulator, with the translated sequence MSARSSALAGYRTKTQLVYEELRQAIRAGQYPPGSRVVADQIAEAHGTSKVPVREAIVRLAGEGWLEIQPHVGAVVATLSPEEVLETSIVRAALESRAVRFATDQLTQDDLASLRALLLRMDGAVARKSADYPKLNFQFHSAIFSRCPYPLLRRLTTSMAERSLKLRTVRFLPAYLLETQREHWTLLDALERRDDDAAERITRDHVERAGRLLWRFASEQAKAAPSAQRRSPRRARRGT